In a single window of the Cucurbita pepo subsp. pepo cultivar mu-cu-16 chromosome LG18, ASM280686v2, whole genome shotgun sequence genome:
- the LOC111779950 gene encoding transcription factor IIIB 90 kDa subunit-like, producing MVWCSNCVKNVAGSRDNAGFQYCDMCGKVLDFYNFSQDPTFTKDSGGQSQLSGNFVRSIQSNYSASRERTLSRAFDDMRYMRNGLNMGESDEIIRVAGAFYRIALERNFTRGRNTEFVQAACLYIACREKNKPYLLIDFSNYLRINVYVLGAVFLQLCKVLRLEEHPIVQKPVDPSLFIDKFTQCLLGGTKDDGMKKEVSRTALKIITSMKRDWMQTGRKPSGLCGAALYVSALSHGVKCSKSDIIKIVHICDATLTKRLIEFENTESGSLTLEEFIVMADKAKASNSERTDGSKNGLNSSSDEVLCVHKNDTTKPYALGLCRICYDDFVELSGGLDGGADPPAFQTAERERLAKEMAEEGSNDSSAIGKFSQGLNPCNNIEKELDNLHAADASKTVSSKEEAEAAKGAADEQTELDDGVNKLGDDGLRTCASDESESWSDIDDIEVDGYLHNEEEKHYKKIIWEEMNREYLEEQAVKEAAAAAAKKAYEANFENCSEDMKAAKDLADAAAAAVAKSRKERQRKRAADAKNVSPAQTAAEATRQMLNKKRLSSKINYDVLDKLFDESAGTELSAKKKRTEEAGETDKTKDETKEFESTELKHGEQEQENDYDGDGTYGSGLYYENMEEPYSYEHDYGYDEYD from the exons ATGGTGTGGTGCAGTAATTGTGTAAAAAATGTTGCTGGGTCTCGAGATAATGCCGGTTTCCa ATACTGTGATATGTGTGGGAAGGTGTTGGATTTTTACAATTTCTCTCAGGATCCTACTTTTACAAAGGATTCTGGAGGGCAG AGTCAATTGTCAGGAAATTTTGTTAGATCTATTCAGAGTAATTATTCTGCTTCACGGGAAAGGACGTTAAGTAGAG CTTTTGATGATATGAGATATATGAGGAATGGCTTAAACATGGGTGAGAGTGATGAAATAATTCGTGTAGCTGGGGCATTTTATAGA ATTGcattagagagaaattttaCCCGTGGACGCAATACAGAGTTTGTTCAAGCTGCTTGCCTTTACATTGCTTGTCG GGAAAAGAATAAACCATATCTTCTAATtgacttttcaaattatttgagGATAAATGT CTATGTGTTGGGCGCTGTATTTTTGCAACTTTGTAAAGTGCTGAGACTTGAAGAGCACCCTATTGTTCAAAAGCCAGTTGATCCTTCCCTTTTTATCGATAAATTTACTCAAT GTTTGCTTGGAGGAACAAAGGACGATGGAATGAAAAAGGAGGTTTCCAGAACTGCATTGAAGATTATAACCAGCATGAAGCGTGATTGGATGCAG ACTGGGAGAAAGCCTAGTGGCCTATGTGGTGCGGCTTTATACGTATCTGCACTTTCTCATGGTGTCAAGTGTTCCAAGTCTGACATT ATAAAGATTGTGCATATTTGTGATGCAACATTGACAAAGCGGTTAATTGAGTTCGAGAATACAGAATCTGGCAGCTTAACG TTGGAGGAATTTATTGTCATGGCAGACAAGGCCAAGGCAAGCAACTCTGAGCGCACTGATGGATCCAAAAATGGCTTGAATTCATCGAGTGATGAAGTACTTTGCGTGCATAAGAATGACACCACAAAGCCATATGCTCTTGGCCTTTGTAGAAtttgttatgatgat TTTGTTGAGCTTTCCGGAGGACTTGATGGGGGAGCAGATCCTCCAGCATTTCAAACTGCTGAGAGAGAAAGACTCGCAAAAGAAATGGCTGAGGAGGGTTCTAATGACTCTAGTGCTATTGGCAAATTTTCACAAGGACTAAACCCATGCAACAAT attgaaaaagaattggaCAATTTACATGCAGCAGATGCATCAAAAACTGTTAGTTCTAAAGAAGAAGCTGAAGCAGCAAAAG GAGCTGCAGATGAGCAAACGGAACTTGatgatggtgttaataaaCTTGGAGATGATGGCCTGAGAACCTGTGCTTCAGATGAATCAGAAAGTTGGTCTGATATTGATGATATTgag GTTGACGGTTATCTTCACAATGAGGAGGAGAAACATTACAAAAAGATAATTTGGGAAGAGATGAACCGGGAGTATCTTGAG GAACAAGCAGTTAAGGAagcagctgctgctgctgcgaAGAAGGCTTATGAGGCCAATTTCGAAAATTGTTCAGAAGATATGAAGGCTGCAAAGGATCTTGCAGATGCTGCAGCCGCTGCTGTTGCAAAATCTAGAAAG GAAAGACAACGAAAACGAGCTGCAGATGCCAAAAATGTGTCCCCTGCACAAACAGCAGCAGAAGCCACCCGacaaatgttaaataaaaag AGACTCAGCTCGAAAATCAACTATGATGTGCTCGACAAACtcttcgacgaatct GCTGGTACAGAGCTTTCGGCGAAGAAGAAACGCACAGAAGAGGCTGGAGAGACCGACAAGACAAAAGATGAAACCAAAGAATTTGAATCCACAGAGCTCAAACATGGTGAACAGGAACAGGAGAATGATTATGATGGTGATGGTACATATGGTTCTGGTCTCTATTATGAGAATATGGAAGAACCATACAGCTATGAACATGATTATGGGTACGACGAATACGATTGA